In one window of Grus americana isolate bGruAme1 chromosome 39, bGruAme1.mat, whole genome shotgun sequence DNA:
- the BOLA2B gene encoding bolA-like protein 2, with the protein MAELSAAALREKLEQRLGAEHVEVEDTTSSRCSTSFRLLVVSGAFRGKGLLQRHRLVNEALGEELGRIHALEQRTLTPEQWAEERQRFA; encoded by the exons ATGGCGGAGCTGAGCGCGGCGGCGCTGAGGGAGAAGCTGGAGCAGCGGCTGGGGGCGGAGCACGtg GAAGTGGAGGACACGACGTCATCGCGCTGCTCCACCAGTTTCCGCCTCCTGGTCGTTTCCGGCGCCTTCcgggggaaggggctgctgcagcggCACCG GCTGGTGAACGAGGCGCTGGGGGAGGAGCTGGGGCGGATCCACGCGCTGGAGCAGCGGACGCTGACGCCCGAGCAGTGGGCGGAGGAGAGGCAGCGATTTGCATAA